The genomic region GATACAGAGCTCTGCATTTATCCTGTGTTTACCCCTGTAGTGGAGCTCCCTCCTAACTCCTCTATCCCACCAGACCTCTGTAGCCTTTGGCGAGAAGAGTGCTTTTGTAACCCTCAAAACCTTCTTTGTTGCTTCTATCGGTATTCTTAAAGCATTTTTCTCTCCCATCTTCCTCTCCTTTTAGGAAATAAACATTTTTACGAAAATAACAAAAGCCAAGTTCAAAAGAGCTAAAGGTGTTAGAGCCTTCCAACAGAATCTTAAAAGTTGGTCCATCTTTATACGGGGAGTTGAGGCTCTAACGACAAAGGTGAAGACGTAGAGGAAAAAGATTTTCAACAAGAACCAAACAACTCCTGGGAGGATTGGTCCTTTAAAACCACCTAAGAATAGAACAACAGCTACGGAATAGAGGGCGAAGAGCTCTATAAGCTTTGAGAGAACCAAAATGGCGTAATTAAACCCTCCAAACTCTGTTAGAAATCCATAAACTATCTCCTGTTCTGCCTCTGGAATGTCAAACGGAGGCCTATCGGTGACTATCAAAGCGGCAGTGATAAAAATCAGGAAAGCCGGAAGAAGTATTAGAAAGCTCAAAAAGGAGCTCTTATGAACAATCTCTAAGTGGTTTAGAGTTCCGAAGAAAACGGCTGCTGCCAGTGCAGAGAGCCAGAGGGGAATCTCACCGGATATCATTTGGTTAACTACCCTAAGTCCCCCAATAAACGAGTACTTACTCTTCGAGGCCCAACCGGCATAGAAGAAAACGGGAGGCATACCTGTAACAAGAGCAAGAACTATCAATAGGTCAAAGCTCGTACTAACTATGTAACTATTTTCAGAAAATGGAATAAAAGCAATTAGAGCTGCAACCATTAAAAAGGCAACAAAAGGTATGAGGGAAAAGAGAAGTTTGTTCGCCCTCCTCTGTATTATGAATTCCTTTTGGAGTAGTTTAAAAACATCGGCCGTTGTTTGAAGAATTCCCCATTTACCTACGTAGTATGGACCAGTTCTTAAGTGAACATCTGCAAGGACTTTCCTCTCCATGTAGAAAATTCCCAAGAAAACTATCAGCAAGAAGAGAAAACCGGGAAAGAAAATTGCCTTAAGCCAAGCTTCCATACTATCCTCCTACCTGTCTATATCACCGTGACACATGTAAAGGGAAGCAAATATAACGGGAACGTCAGCAAGCTTAACGTTCTTCATAAACTCCGGCATGGCCCAGAGATTTGCAAAGGAGGGAGCCCTCATCTTCAACCTGTAAGGCCCTGTTCCTCCATCACTTATTAAGTGGAAACCGAAACAGCCTCTGGCCCACTCAACGTTGACGTAAGCCTCCCCCGGAGGAACCTTAATCGGAAACTTCGTTCTCCACTCACCCTCAGGCATTCCCTCTACTGCCTGTCTTATTATCTTTGCAGATTCCTGAAGTTCTTCCCAGATAACAAGATACCTTGCATAGGCATCTCCCTCCTCTTTCGTAACAACGTTAAAATCCAACTCTCCATAGGCAGCATACGGATAGTCCTTTCTAATATCTGAAGGAACACCTGAAGCCCTGAGAGCAGGTCCTGCGAGTCCCCATTCTACAGCCTTCTCCTTTGGAACAACTCCTACACCCTGAGAGCGGAGTTTCAACGTTGGATTGTCAACAAAAACTTCACCAAACCTCGGGATAAACTCTTTCTCCAAAAAGTCAACGGCTAAAATCATCTTTTCGATGAATGCTCCTGTGGGTTCATATCTAACTCCTCCAGGAACAATAGAAGCCGTTGCTATCCTTTGGCCCGAATAGATTTCAAAGGCATCTAAAAACTTTTCACGGGCAATGAGAGCCCACTGTATAGGGGTTGCAACTCCTAAAACACCGATAAAACTCCCTAAGCCTATTAAATGGCTAACTATCCTTCCCCCTTCACACAGAATAGTCCTAACGTAATCTGCTTTCTTAGGAACTTCCACTTGAGCAATTTTCTCGGCAGCAATGGAGTATCCCGTCATAGTCCCGAAATTATCAATAAAGCAGGCTCTCTCAACGTTTACGATTGCATTTATCCACGTTCTATACTCAACCAGCTTTTCAAGAAGCCTCAAAACGTAACCGATGTCAGGGTCTACCTTTACAACTTCATCACCATCAACCCATACCTTTAACCTCATAGGTCCAGAAGCTGGATGCTGAACCCCCCAGTTGAGCTGTAAAATCTTCTCCTGTAGGAGACCTAAGTCTTCTCCGTTAACCTCTTTTGTCTCCTCAACGACAAATGTATAACCTGCCAAGTTAATACTGTTTCCCATTATTTCTTCTCCTTACTCGGCTTTCTATGCTTCTTGAAATCGTAGGACTTTCTGAGTGGGAACCATCCTTTAGCCCACTCAGGGAGAAGCATAACTTCTAATCGTGGATGTCCTACAAACTCAACTCCAAACATTTCCCATGCTTCCCTCTCGTGAGGCTGTAGAGGAGGAAAAATATCGTAAACACTGGGAATGGAAGGATTCTCAGGAGGAAGTTCTACCCTTACCATAACGAGTTTTTTGTTGAATACATCCTCAACAATGTAGTTAACTTGGAATCCCTTCCCTTTAGGAGTGTAGTCAACAACCGAAACTGTATGAGCGTAAGAAAACCCATTTTCCTTTAAAAACCTCATTAAATCCCTTATACGCTCCCTCGTAGCATGAATAAGAATCATATTTATGTCGTAAGTTTCACTCTCAAAACCAAATTTACTTTTAACTCTTTCTTTTACCTCTTCCAACATACTATTCCCCTTTAGTACTGAATTTCCTCCATCCTGTTTGGAAACTTCCTTGCTACATTTTCCCTATCCCTTTTGATTATCTCCTTCAATCTCAAAAGTCCCTCAAGGGTTGCTTCCGGATTGGGGGGACATCCCGCTACAAAAACATCAAAGGGTATGTACTGGGAAACATCAACTGCTACAAAGTCAGAATCCCAGTATGGCCCTCCGCCTGCTGCACATGCTCCCATTCCAAAAACGTACCTCGGTTCTGGCATCTGCTGGTAAACTCTCAGGAGAACTGGAAGAACCTTTCTGGAAACCAAACCTGTAACAATTATGAAGTCTGCCTGTCTTGGACTTGGGGTCATCATAAATCCGTACCTTTCCCAGTCAAACCTTGGCCCCATAAGGGCAAGAACTTCCAAAGAGCAGCAGCCACTACAAAAGTGAACTCCCCAGGGAGAATTTGACCTGCTCCAATCAAAAAACTTTAAAATCATTTTCTATTTCCTCCGACCATTATGTAGGTAAGCGGAATCATAAGGAGAAGAGAGAAGAGAATAAATATCCAGCCAAACTTAGGGTCTCCCTTTCCAATGGAATAGAGGACGAAGAAGACACCGGCTATATCCATGGCTATAAAGATGATTGCATAGAAGTAGTATTGAAAGTTAACACTTGAAATGATAGGTTCTGGAGCCGGTAAGCCACACTCGTAGGTATCCTCCTTTACAGGATGGGGATTCTTAGGAGCTATAGAAACGGACAGAAGCCACAGAGAAAGACCTGCCAATGTCATAACTATTATGAACACGATAAAGCTGTAGAGCATTCTTCCTCTCCTTCACAGTGTGATATTGGAATTTTACTAAAATGTAAACAATTTGTAAACAATCTGCAAAAACAAAAGATTAAGTATTTTGAATGATAGAAAGTTTATAACAAAAGAGGTATTGTTTTTCAACAGGTGGGATTTAACCGAACCTTCCTGTGATGTAATCCTCTGTCAATTTCTCCTTGGGTTTAATGAACATCTCCTCAGTCCTATTAAACTCTATAAGCTCTCCCAAGTACATAAAGGCGGTGTAGTCTGAAACCCTTGCGGCCTGCTGCATGTTGTGTGTAACTATTAGAACTGTAAGTTTATCCTTAAAGCTAACAACCAACTCCTCTATTTTTGCCGTTGAAATAGGGTCAAGTGCAGATGTTGGCTCATCAAAAAGTAAAACCTCGGGCTCAACTGCTATAGCTCTCGCAATGCACAGCCTCTGCTGCTGACCTCCTGAAAGGGCACTTGCCGGCTTGTTGAGTTTATCCTTTACCTCATCCCATAGAGCTGCATCCTTTAACGCCTTTTCAACTCTATCCTCAAGCTCCTTCCTGTTCTTTATTCCCTGAAGCCTCAATCCGTAGGCCACATTGTCAAAAATCGACATGGGAAAAGCTGTGGGCTTTTGAAAGACCATTCCAACCCTAATTCTCAGTTTTATAAGGTCGTAGTCCGGTTCAAGTATGTTTTCTCCGTCCAAGAGAATTTTTCCTTCGTACCTGTTCCCGGGATAGAGGTCGTGCATTCTGTTAAAGCACCTTAAAAGTGTTGTCTTTCCACATCCTGAGGGACCAATAAGTGCAGTAACTCTCTTTTCAGGAATTTTGAACGAAATATTTTTTAGAATGTGGTTATTCCCGTAGTAGAAGTTGAGGTTTTGAACTTCAAGTTTTATACTCTCTGTAGGTTCTATAACAAAGGCCATTAATCCCTCCTATCTTTTGAACTTGTAATGGGCGATAATCCTTCCAAGAATATTTGCTCCAAGTACACCAAAGGTAAGAATAATTGCAGCTGCCCAAGCTAAGTTCTGCCAGTACTCGTAAGGACTCATTGCATAGTCGTACATCGTGACAGTCAAAGAAGCCATAGGCTGAAACATATTTAAAGTAAAGAAGTTATTGTTGAATGAGGTAAAGAGTAATGGAGCTGTTTCACCTCCAATTCTTGCAACTGATAGAATCACACCTGTGAGAATACCTGTTATTGCAGCCCTGTAAACAACATCTTTAATAACCTTGTACTTTGTAGCTCCAAGGGCATATGCAGCCTCACGGAGCTCCGGCGGAACCATTCTCAGCATGTCATCTGTAGTCCTAAGAATTATGGGAACCATCATTATTGCAAGTGATAGAGCTCCGGCAAACCCTGAAAAGTGGCCGATAGGCTTTACGGCAATCGCATATATAAATGTACCAACAACGATGGAAGGCACGCTCATTAAGACGTCGGATAAATCCCTGACAAAGTTTGCCAATCTACTGTTCTTTCCGTACTCAGAAAGGTAAGTACCTGCAAGAATTCCAAATGGGATTCCTATTACTGAAGCAGTCAGAACAATTAGAGTTTGTCCTACTATTGCGTGTTTAAGTCCACCTGTATTATCCCCAGGAGCAGGAGGGTCTCCTATAAAAACCTGTAAGGAGAGGGTTGAGAATCCCTTGTAAAGAAGGGTTCCCAATATCCAGAAGAGCCACATTATTCCAAATAGGGCAGCAAGGGTTGAGAGAACTAAAATAAAACCATTAACAATCTTCCTTCTCCTAACTGCGTCCACTTCCTACCTCTCAACCTTCTTTAGAAAAACAAACTTACCAATAAAGATAACGAGAAAACTCATCACAAAGAGAATGAGTGCCAAGTAGAATAGGCTCGATAGGTAAAGGTCGGTATCTGCCTCTGTAAACTCGTTGGCAAGTGTAACAGTTATCGATGTAGCAGGTTCCAGAAGGGACTTGGGAATAACCGGTTGGTTTCCCATGACAAAAGTAACAGCCATAGTTTCACCTAAGGCCCTTCCAAGGGAGAGAATAACCCCTCCAATAACTCCAAGTTTGGCGTAAGGTATAACAACATCCTTCATAACGTCCCACTTTGTAGCCCCTAAGGCATAGGCAGACTCCTTTAGAATGTCTGGAACCATTTTGAAGGAATCCCTCGATATGGCAGCTGTAAAGGGGAGAATCATTATTGAGAGGACTATCGACGCCGTTAAAAGTCCTATTCCGGGGGTGTAACCGGAAAACCAGCTTCCGATAACGGGGATTTTCCCTAAAGTTGCATGGATAATCGGCTGTAGTTTATCTCTCATAAACGGAGCAAAGAAGAAAAGTCCCCACATTCCATAAATGATACTTGGAATTGCAGCAAGAAGCTCTATTGCAACACCAACGGGAGTCCTCAGATAGTGAGGAGCTATTTCAGTTAGGAAAATTGCTATCCCAATGGCAACGGGGACAGCAATAATGATTGATATCACTGTACTTACAACACTTCCAAATATTGCAGGAGCTCCCCCAAATTTGTTCATTGGAGGATTCCAGACTGTTGATTTGATAAATTTCCAAACTCCAAAGGTTTCTATGGAGAGCCTTGATTCACTGTAAAGAACTATAAAGAGAGCAAAAAGAATTAGAACAACAAGGATAACTGAAACGAAGGCTACATTTCCGAAGAGCCAATCCGCTAAACGGTCCCTTCTATACTCCATTTCATTTCTCCTCTTAGTGTGAAGCCAATTTTAACAATAGAGTTAATACTATTCCAAATAGGTTAGGAATTTGTTAACGGGGAAAGTGTAGAATAACTTTTCCTATTGCAAAACGTTAAAGGAGTTCAAGGATGGTAAAGCCGGGAGATTTCGTCCACCTACACCTTCACTCTCAGTACTCAATCTTAGACGGAGCAATAAAAATCAAGGATTTAGCAGAGAAGGCTAAAGAGTACAGAATGCCTGCAGTTGCAGTAACAGACCACGGAAACATGTTTGCCTCCTACGAGCTCTACAAAACCTGTAAGGAAGCAGGAATAAAACCGATAATCGGTCAGGAGTTTTACGTTGCAAAGGGCTCAAGGTTTGATAGGGGAAAGGACAGTGAAAAGGGAACCTACCACCTCATCCTCCTCGCAAAGAACGATACAGGTTTGAAAAACTTAATGAAGTTAAGCTCAATCGCCTTTATAGAGGGATTCTACTACAAGCCGAGAATCGACAAGGAAGTATTGGAAAAGTACAGTGAAGGTCTCATTGCCCTCTCTGCCTGTATTCAGGGGGAAGTTCCAGCCCTATACCTTATGGGAAAGGAGAAGGAGGCAGTTGAGGCTGCAAAGTGGTACAGGGAGCTTTTTGGAGATGACTTCTACCTTGAAATCCAGTACCACGGAATTCCTGAACAGAAGAAGGCAAACGAGTTCTTGATAGAGCTTTCTAAAAAGCTTGACGTTGAGTTAGTTGCAACGAACGATGCCCACTACCTCAACAAGGAGGACTGGGAGGCCCACGACGTTCTCCTCTGCCTTCAGACAGGTAAAAAGCTTGCAGACGAAAAGAGGATGAGGTTCCCAAGTAAGGAGTTTTACTTCAAGAATGGTCAAGAGATGTTTCAAACCTTTAAGGACATTCCTCAAGCAATATTTAACACGTTAAAAATTGCAGAAAAGATAGATGAAAAACTTGAAACCTTTGAAAACAGAAAGTATCTCCTTCCAAAGTACTCAGTTCCTGAAGGTTACACCTACGAAAGCTACTTGAGAAAGCTTGCAGAGAAGGGACTTGAAAGGAGACTGAAGGAACAGGGAATAAAGGATGGAGAAACGGTAAAGAAGTACTACGACAGGTTAAACCACGAGCTTGAAATTATAAACAACATGGGATTTCCGGGATACTTCCTAATCGTCTGGGACTTTATAAACTGGGCAAAGAGGAACGGAATTCCGGTAGGACCCGGCAGAGGTTCAGCAGCAGGTTCACTTGTTGCCTACGCAATAGGAATAACCGACATTGACCCTTTAAGGTTTAACCTCCTCTTTGAGAGGTTCTTAAACCCTGAAAGGGTAACAATGCCGGATATTGACGTTGATATATGTCAGGAGGGAAGGGACAGGGTTATCCAGTACGTCCGTGAAAAGTACGGAGAGGATAAGGTCTGTCAGATTATTACCTTTGGAACGATGAAAACAAAAATGGTGGTGAGGGACGTTGGAAGGGTCTTGGGAATTCCTCCTAAGGAGGTAGATAAGTTAGCCAAGCTCATTCCAAACGATGCAAAGTCGGTTGAGGATGCAGTTGAGAGAGCTCCAGAGATAAAGGAGCTAATTGAAAAGGACAAAACTGTTGAAAGATTAATAAAAATTGCAAAGAGATTACAGGGACTTGCAAGGCAAACCGGAGTCCATGCCGCAGGAGTTGTTATAGCTCCAGAGACGCTTACAAACTACATACCCCTTGCAAAGAGCAAGGATGGAGACATTACAACTCAGTACGACATGGGTCAGGTTGAGTCATTAGGTCTTTTAAAGATGGACTTTTTAGGACTTAAAACACTAACAATTATTGACAGAACAATAAAGCTCATAAAGGAAAGGCACGGAGTAGAGATAGTTCCAACGGAGCTCCCCTTGGATGATGAAAAGACCTACAAGCTCTTACAGGAAGGAAACACTATCGGCGTATTTCAGCTTGAATCAAACGGAATGAGAAACCTAATGAAGAGGTTAAAGCCAAGTATCTTTGAGGACATCATTGCCCTTGTGGCCCTGTACCGTCCCGGTCCCTTAAACTCAGGGATGGCAGAGAGCTACATCAAGAGAAAGCACGGTCTTGAGGAGGTTGACTACATATTCCCAGAGCTTGAGCCAATTTTAAAGGAAACCTATGGACTCTTCATCTATCAGGAACAGATAATGCAGATTGCCAACGTCCTTGCAGGCTATTCCTTGGGAGAAGCCGACCTTCTAAGGCGTGCAATGGGTAAAAAGAAAAAAGAAATCATGGACGAGCAGAGGGGAATATTTGTATCCCGTGCCGTTGAGAGGGGATACCCGAAAGAAAAGATAGAAAAGCTCTTTGATGATATAGCAAAGTTTGCAGAGTACGGTTTTAACAAGTCCCACTCTGCAGCCTACGCCTTCCTTGCCTACGTAACGGCCTACTTGAAAGCTCACTATCCCAAAGAGTTAATGGCCACAATGATGTCCATCGACTTTGATAAAACCGACGAAATAGTAAAGCTTATAAAGGACTGCAGGGAAAACGGCATTCAGATTCTCCCTCCCGATGTTAATAGAAGTTCAGCCTACTTCACCATAGAGGAGGGGGGAATAAGGTTTGGTCTTGCAGGAATTAAAGGCGTTGGAGAGAAAGCAGCCCTTCACATTGAGGAGGTAAGGAAGGAGAAAGGTTCCTTTAAGGACATATACGACTTCTGCCAGAGGGTGGACTTAAGAGTCGTTAATAGAAAGGTGATTGAATCCCTCGTAAAGGCAGGTGCCTTTGACTCAACGGGAATTTCAAGGGCAGCAAACTATGAGGTTTTAGACAAGGCAATGGGAGTTGCACAGAGCATTCAAAAAACAAAAAATAGGGGACTGATGAGTCTATTTGGGGATGACAATTCAGTAATTGACAAGGAATTTCCAAACGTTTCAGAGTGGATGGACAAAATCAAGTGGGAGTACGAAAGGCAGGCAATAGGTTTCTACCTCTCAGGACATCCCCTTGAGGAGTACGGGGATATCGTAAGTTTTCGTTTTAACTCAACGAGTGAAAGGGAAAGTTGGAAGGACGGAGAGGAGGTCTCTTTAGTTGGGGCTGT from Balnearium lithotrophicum harbors:
- a CDS encoding complex I subunit 1/NuoH family protein, which codes for MEAWLKAIFFPGFLFLLIVFLGIFYMERKVLADVHLRTGPYYVGKWGILQTTADVFKLLQKEFIIQRRANKLLFSLIPFVAFLMVAALIAFIPFSENSYIVSTSFDLLIVLALVTGMPPVFFYAGWASKSKYSFIGGLRVVNQMISGEIPLWLSALAAAVFFGTLNHLEIVHKSSFLSFLILLPAFLIFITAALIVTDRPPFDIPEAEQEIVYGFLTEFGGFNYAILVLSKLIELFALYSVAVVLFLGGFKGPILPGVVWFLLKIFFLYVFTFVVRASTPRIKMDQLLRFCWKALTPLALLNLAFVIFVKMFIS
- a CDS encoding NADH-quinone oxidoreductase subunit D produces the protein MGNSINLAGYTFVVEETKEVNGEDLGLLQEKILQLNWGVQHPASGPMRLKVWVDGDEVVKVDPDIGYVLRLLEKLVEYRTWINAIVNVERACFIDNFGTMTGYSIAAEKIAQVEVPKKADYVRTILCEGGRIVSHLIGLGSFIGVLGVATPIQWALIAREKFLDAFEIYSGQRIATASIVPGGVRYEPTGAFIEKMILAVDFLEKEFIPRFGEVFVDNPTLKLRSQGVGVVPKEKAVEWGLAGPALRASGVPSDIRKDYPYAAYGELDFNVVTKEEGDAYARYLVIWEELQESAKIIRQAVEGMPEGEWRTKFPIKVPPGEAYVNVEWARGCFGFHLISDGGTGPYRLKMRAPSFANLWAMPEFMKNVKLADVPVIFASLYMCHGDIDR
- a CDS encoding NADH-quinone oxidoreductase subunit C, encoding MLEEVKERVKSKFGFESETYDINMILIHATRERIRDLMRFLKENGFSYAHTVSVVDYTPKGKGFQVNYIVEDVFNKKLVMVRVELPPENPSIPSVYDIFPPLQPHEREAWEMFGVEFVGHPRLEVMLLPEWAKGWFPLRKSYDFKKHRKPSKEKK
- a CDS encoding NADH-quinone oxidoreductase subunit B, which gives rise to MILKFFDWSRSNSPWGVHFCSGCCSLEVLALMGPRFDWERYGFMMTPSPRQADFIIVTGLVSRKVLPVLLRVYQQMPEPRYVFGMGACAAGGGPYWDSDFVAVDVSQYIPFDVFVAGCPPNPEATLEGLLRLKEIIKRDRENVARKFPNRMEEIQY
- a CDS encoding NADH-quinone oxidoreductase subunit A → MLYSFIVFIIVMTLAGLSLWLLSVSIAPKNPHPVKEDTYECGLPAPEPIISSVNFQYYFYAIIFIAMDIAGVFFVLYSIGKGDPKFGWIFILFSLLLMIPLTYIMVGGNRK
- the pstB gene encoding phosphate ABC transporter ATP-binding protein PstB; translated protein: MAFVIEPTESIKLEVQNLNFYYGNNHILKNISFKIPEKRVTALIGPSGCGKTTLLRCFNRMHDLYPGNRYEGKILLDGENILEPDYDLIKLRIRVGMVFQKPTAFPMSIFDNVAYGLRLQGIKNRKELEDRVEKALKDAALWDEVKDKLNKPASALSGGQQQRLCIARAIAVEPEVLLFDEPTSALDPISTAKIEELVVSFKDKLTVLIVTHNMQQAARVSDYTAFMYLGELIEFNRTEEMFIKPKEKLTEDYITGRFG
- the pstA gene encoding phosphate ABC transporter permease PstA, producing the protein MDAVRRRKIVNGFILVLSTLAALFGIMWLFWILGTLLYKGFSTLSLQVFIGDPPAPGDNTGGLKHAIVGQTLIVLTASVIGIPFGILAGTYLSEYGKNSRLANFVRDLSDVLMSVPSIVVGTFIYAIAVKPIGHFSGFAGALSLAIMMVPIILRTTDDMLRMVPPELREAAYALGATKYKVIKDVVYRAAITGILTGVILSVARIGGETAPLLFTSFNNNFFTLNMFQPMASLTVTMYDYAMSPYEYWQNLAWAAAIILTFGVLGANILGRIIAHYKFKR
- the pstC gene encoding phosphate ABC transporter permease subunit PstC, which produces MEYRRDRLADWLFGNVAFVSVILVVLILFALFIVLYSESRLSIETFGVWKFIKSTVWNPPMNKFGGAPAIFGSVVSTVISIIIAVPVAIGIAIFLTEIAPHYLRTPVGVAIELLAAIPSIIYGMWGLFFFAPFMRDKLQPIIHATLGKIPVIGSWFSGYTPGIGLLTASIVLSIMILPFTAAISRDSFKMVPDILKESAYALGATKWDVMKDVVIPYAKLGVIGGVILSLGRALGETMAVTFVMGNQPVIPKSLLEPATSITVTLANEFTEADTDLYLSSLFYLALILFVMSFLVIFIGKFVFLKKVER
- the dnaE gene encoding DNA polymerase III subunit alpha, which codes for MVKPGDFVHLHLHSQYSILDGAIKIKDLAEKAKEYRMPAVAVTDHGNMFASYELYKTCKEAGIKPIIGQEFYVAKGSRFDRGKDSEKGTYHLILLAKNDTGLKNLMKLSSIAFIEGFYYKPRIDKEVLEKYSEGLIALSACIQGEVPALYLMGKEKEAVEAAKWYRELFGDDFYLEIQYHGIPEQKKANEFLIELSKKLDVELVATNDAHYLNKEDWEAHDVLLCLQTGKKLADEKRMRFPSKEFYFKNGQEMFQTFKDIPQAIFNTLKIAEKIDEKLETFENRKYLLPKYSVPEGYTYESYLRKLAEKGLERRLKEQGIKDGETVKKYYDRLNHELEIINNMGFPGYFLIVWDFINWAKRNGIPVGPGRGSAAGSLVAYAIGITDIDPLRFNLLFERFLNPERVTMPDIDVDICQEGRDRVIQYVREKYGEDKVCQIITFGTMKTKMVVRDVGRVLGIPPKEVDKLAKLIPNDAKSVEDAVERAPEIKELIEKDKTVERLIKIAKRLQGLARQTGVHAAGVVIAPETLTNYIPLAKSKDGDITTQYDMGQVESLGLLKMDFLGLKTLTIIDRTIKLIKERHGVEIVPTELPLDDEKTYKLLQEGNTIGVFQLESNGMRNLMKRLKPSIFEDIIALVALYRPGPLNSGMAESYIKRKHGLEEVDYIFPELEPILKETYGLFIYQEQIMQIANVLAGYSLGEADLLRRAMGKKKKEIMDEQRGIFVSRAVERGYPKEKIEKLFDDIAKFAEYGFNKSHSAAYAFLAYVTAYLKAHYPKELMATMMSIDFDKTDEIVKLIKDCRENGIQILPPDVNRSSAYFTIEEGGIRFGLAGIKGVGEKAALHIEEVRKEKGSFKDIYDFCQRVDLRVVNRKVIESLVKAGAFDSTGISRAANYEVLDKAMGVAQSIQKTKNRGLMSLFGDDNSVIDKEFPNVSEWMDKIKWEYERQAIGFYLSGHPLEEYGDIVSFRFNSTSERESWKDGEEVSLVGAVTEVKTKRTQRGDLWATVEITDLDGTVQVLVFPNLYREVSGILTEGNLVAIKGQVREEDETKSVIAKEVNHLSNVISESTREVVLRMDSSQLTEDVLLDIKGFLEENSSPNGKPVVVEIEFPDCFAKLQIDPDLRLPLEGELLKQLQGLLPNGQIRVN